From the Gammaproteobacteria bacterium genome, the window CGGGATTAGTGAAGGTCAGGCCCAGCTCACTCAATCCAAGGAAGGACTGGAACAACAACGCCGCGCCGTGGTGCGCGAAACCAGTGACGCCTATCTCGGCGTGTTGACTGAAATTGGCCGCGTCAAAGCCTTGCAACAAGCCGTTGTTTCGTCACAAAGCGCACTTGATGCCACCGAAGCCGGTTACCAGGTCGGCACCCGCACGACGGTCGATGTACTCACTTCGCGCCGCAACCTCTTCCTCGCCAAGCGCAACCACTCCCGCGCCCGCTATGACTACATCCTCTCCACGTTACGACTGAAACAAGCCTCGGGAATTTTGGCTGGCACCGACCTGGAACAGATCAACAACTGGCTGGTACATTAACTACTGTGGATCATATCGCGGTAAACTGACCGCTTTATTTTTATAGAGCGTCATCGGACTTTGAGCGACCAATCTGGCACCTCTTTCAATCCCCTCTCGTTTCTCGGCCCTCGCTATTGGCTGTTGTGGCTCGGCCTTGGTCTGTTGCGGCTGAGCTGTTTCCTGCCCTATCGCGGCCTGCTGTTACTTGGCTCAGTCACCGGCGACCTCATGTATTGGCTATTGCCCCGGCGGCGCCACATCGCTGCCACCAATCTGCTGCTCTGTTTTCCGGAACTAAGCCTATCGGAACGGCAAGCATTGCTGCGACAGAATTTTCGCTCAACGGGTATCTCGCTATTCGAAATTGCCTGGTGCTGGTGGGGGCCGCAACAAAAACTCGAGCCACTCTGTCATATACAGGGACTGGAGCATCTGCACGCTGCCCAAGCTCAAGGCAAAGGTGTGCTGTTATTCAGCGCCCATTTCACTTGCCTGGAAATCGGTGGCCGACTATTGGCGCTGCATGTCCCATTTTATGTGATGTACAAACCACATCGTAACCCGTTATTCGAAGCCGTGATGCGTGGCAGCCGCGAACGTCAATTTGAACGCGCTATCGATCGTAATGACATCCGTGATCTTATCCGCACCCTGAAGCAAGGTCACACCTGCTGGTATGCACTGGACCAGGACTTCGGTACTATCAACGCAGTGTTTGCACCTTTTTTCAACATCCCTGCCGCCACCCTGACGGCCACGACACGCATCGCCAGAATGACCGGCTGCGCGATAGTCCCTTTTTTTGTTCACCGCTTGGACGATGGCTCCGGCTATCAACTGACGATTCAACCACCATTGGAGCACTTCCCTTCCGGTGATGATCTTACTGACACGACTCGTACCAATGCCTTGATCGAAAAGGAAGTACGCAAAGCGCCCGCCCAGTATCTCTGGACACACCGCCGCTTCAAGAACCGTCCTGCTGGAGAAGTCAATGCCTACCAGCGCTAAACCTGACTGGCGTTACCGGTTTATTTTTACCGCATTATCTCCGCTGCTGGCAGCGCACAGCATTTGGCAAGGATTGCGCAGCGACAACATGCGCCTTTCCAAACAGCGTTTAGGCAAGCAGTTACCATTACGCAACGATCATCCGCTCTGGCTGCACATGGCCTCCGTCGGCGAGGTTAATGCGGCGCGACCGTTGATTGATGCCTTGCGTCATCATCATCCGCAGTTACCGTTGATCGTATCCACGATCACCGCCAGTGGCGCCGAAACTTGTGCCCGTCGCTTGCCCGCTGGCATCGGACATTTTTTCTTGCCACTGGATTTTCAATCTGCGGTACAACATTGTTTGGATCACATCCAGCCCCGTGCATTAATCGTTTTGGAAACCGAAATCTGGCCGCGGCTCTACGCCGAATGTCTTCAACGCAATATACCGTTGATTATCATCAATGGGCGGCTATCGCGCCGCACGTTAAACAAGCCGGCCTGGATACGTGCCATTTACCAGCAGGCTTTGCGCAATGTCACTCAGGTTTTGGCTCGCTCCGCTGCCGATGGACAACATTTTCAAGCGCTGGGAGTGCCATCTGAACACATTGAAACCCTTGGCAATCTCAAATTCTCTCAACCCGCGAATAATACATCAATGCCGACGATTTCTCTGTCCCGTCCCTGGGTGCTCGCCGCCTCCACTCACGCCGATGAAGAATTACAAATCAGTCGCGCCTGGTTCAAGGCTGGCCTGGATCGTGATTATTTATTGGTGATCGTGCCACGCCACCCACATCGTGGTGAAACACTGGTCAAACAATTCAGGGACTTGGGGATGAACTGCGCCTTACGCAGTCTTGAGCAACCGGTGACCCGCGACACACAGATTTACTTCGCCGATACCTTTGGCGAGCTTCCGTCTTTTATCGCCGGGGCTTCTCTGGTTTTTGTCGGCGGCTCGTTAATTCCACGTGGTGGCCAGAATATTCTAGAGGTGGCACAACTCGGCAAGGTTGCGATCTTTGGCCCGCACATGGACAACTTCCGTGACGAAAGCGAGTTATTACTGCACAATCAAGCCGCTGTTCAGGTCAATAATTACGATGAACTCATCGAAAAGATCCGCGAACTGCTCGTCAGCCCCGACAAACTCGTGACCATGGGACAAGCGGCACAACATGCATTAAGTAAAAACTATGACGTAACCGAGCGTTATCTTCATGCCCTCGAAAAATATTTGTAGGGGCGATTCATGAATCGCCCCTACTGGTCCCAACGATCATCCTTGACCTGAACCACACCATTCAACACCTGTACCGGGAAGATATCGACAGGCTGAGTCGCGGGCGGTGCTTTGACTTCCCCCGTTTTGATGCAAAAGCGGGCACCATGGCGGGGACAGATGACATCGTCACCGACAAGCTCGCCACTGGCTAACTCGCCGCCATCATGAGTACAGACATCTTCAATAGCGTAATATTTTCCTTGGAGATTAAAGACGGCAATGATGGCGCCTTCGACATCAACAACGCGCCGTTCCCCGGCTGGAAAATCAGTAACGCGAGCCACCGCTACCCAATCCGACATGGACTACCTCATTAGTTTGTGCTGCATCAATAGATTCCAAGCTGCAACCTGG encodes:
- the lpxL gene encoding LpxL/LpxP family Kdo(2)-lipid IV(A) lauroyl/palmitoleoyl acyltransferase, with product MSDQSGTSFNPLSFLGPRYWLLWLGLGLLRLSCFLPYRGLLLLGSVTGDLMYWLLPRRRHIAATNLLLCFPELSLSERQALLRQNFRSTGISLFEIAWCWWGPQQKLEPLCHIQGLEHLHAAQAQGKGVLLFSAHFTCLEIGGRLLALHVPFYVMYKPHRNPLFEAVMRGSRERQFERAIDRNDIRDLIRTLKQGHTCWYALDQDFGTINAVFAPFFNIPAATLTATTRIARMTGCAIVPFFVHRLDDGSGYQLTIQPPLEHFPSGDDLTDTTRTNALIEKEVRKAPAQYLWTHRRFKNRPAGEVNAYQR
- a CDS encoding 3-deoxy-D-manno-octulosonic acid transferase; amino-acid sequence: MPTSAKPDWRYRFIFTALSPLLAAHSIWQGLRSDNMRLSKQRLGKQLPLRNDHPLWLHMASVGEVNAARPLIDALRHHHPQLPLIVSTITASGAETCARRLPAGIGHFFLPLDFQSAVQHCLDHIQPRALIVLETEIWPRLYAECLQRNIPLIIINGRLSRRTLNKPAWIRAIYQQALRNVTQVLARSAADGQHFQALGVPSEHIETLGNLKFSQPANNTSMPTISLSRPWVLAASTHADEELQISRAWFKAGLDRDYLLVIVPRHPHRGETLVKQFRDLGMNCALRSLEQPVTRDTQIYFADTFGELPSFIAGASLVFVGGSLIPRGGQNILEVAQLGKVAIFGPHMDNFRDESELLLHNQAAVQVNNYDELIEKIRELLVSPDKLVTMGQAAQHALSKNYDVTERYLHALEKYL
- a CDS encoding non-heme iron oxygenase ferredoxin subunit; this translates as MSDWVAVARVTDFPAGERRVVDVEGAIIAVFNLQGKYYAIEDVCTHDGGELASGELVGDDVICPRHGARFCIKTGEVKAPPATQPVDIFPVQVLNGVVQVKDDRWDQ